From a region of the Palaeococcus ferrophilus DSM 13482 genome:
- a CDS encoding ABC transporter permease produces MLTIAWKELREYLLKPGSLSWGIMFPLVFTLAFIVRFGDVDHLAPGLVVISLLFSTTSFVSSSVIFERRLRTFERLLVAPVSYMEIVWAKVLVGTLFGLFVGGVTILLLRQFMVYLEWNVPLLAASVILSGATFSALALFIALIPKNPIEAMTWLNLLRLPMMFTSGAIASLLLFPRWFIGVGLATPATYAVEAVRYSMLAYSEVVNPVYSLMVLTILLLLFIYLSIRALKSLY; encoded by the coding sequence GTGCTGACCATTGCGTGGAAGGAACTCAGGGAGTACCTCCTTAAGCCGGGCTCCCTCAGCTGGGGAATCATGTTCCCGCTCGTGTTCACCCTCGCATTCATAGTTCGCTTTGGTGACGTTGACCACCTCGCGCCGGGTCTTGTGGTTATATCGCTCCTCTTCTCCACGACGTCCTTTGTCTCCTCCTCCGTAATCTTCGAGCGCCGCCTCAGAACCTTCGAGCGCCTCCTCGTGGCTCCCGTGAGCTACATGGAGATAGTGTGGGCCAAAGTTCTCGTGGGAACGCTCTTCGGCCTGTTCGTGGGGGGAGTGACTATTCTGCTCCTCAGGCAGTTCATGGTGTACCTTGAATGGAACGTGCCCCTGCTCGCAGCCTCCGTCATCCTCTCGGGGGCGACGTTCTCCGCGCTGGCCCTCTTCATAGCCCTCATACCGAAGAATCCGATAGAGGCGATGACGTGGCTGAACCTCCTCAGGCTCCCGATGATGTTCACGAGCGGGGCGATAGCTTCCCTCCTCCTCTTTCCGCGCTGGTTCATCGGTGTGGGCCTCGCAACGCCGGCCACCTACGCGGTTGAGGCGGTAAGGTATTCAATGCTCGCCTACTCAGAGGTCGTGAACCCGGTGTACTCCCTTATGGTGCTAACGATACTGCTGCTGCTTTTCATCTACCTTTCAATCCGGGCCCTTAAGTCTCTCTATTGA